A window of Roseovarius sp. THAF27 contains these coding sequences:
- a CDS encoding O-acetylhomoserine aminocarboxypropyltransferase/cysteine synthase family protein, translated as MSDDDRIHQFGFDTLQIHAGARPDPATGARQTPIYQSTAYVFRDAEHAAALFNLQEVGYIYSRLTNPTVAVLQERVATLEGGAGAVCCSSGHAAQIMALFPLMGPGKNVVVSTRLYGGSITQFSQTIKRFGWSAKFVDIDDMDAIKAAIDDDTRAIFCESIANPGGHIADLRAVADVADAAGLPLIVDNTSATPYLCRPIEHGATLVVHSMTKFLTGNGTVTGGVVVDSGTFDWSASDKFPSLSQPEPAYHGLKFHETFGPLAFTFHGIAIGLRDLGMTLNPQAAHYTLMGIETLSLRMQKHVENAETVAAWLEKHDAVEGVTYAGLKSSPYHKRVKTVCPKGAGGLFTVALKSGYEGCVKLVDSLELFSHVANLGDTRSLIIHSASTTHRQLTPEQQTAAGAAPNVVRISIGCEDADDIIADLEQALAKAGA; from the coding sequence ATGTCCGACGACGACCGCATCCACCAATTCGGCTTCGACACGCTGCAAATCCACGCCGGCGCCCGGCCCGATCCGGCCACGGGCGCGCGCCAGACACCGATCTACCAGTCCACGGCCTACGTGTTCCGCGACGCCGAGCACGCCGCCGCCCTCTTCAACCTCCAGGAAGTGGGCTACATCTATTCGCGCCTGACGAACCCCACCGTCGCGGTGCTTCAGGAACGCGTCGCCACGCTCGAAGGCGGTGCCGGCGCCGTCTGCTGCTCCTCGGGGCACGCGGCCCAGATCATGGCGCTGTTCCCGCTGATGGGTCCGGGCAAGAACGTGGTGGTCTCCACGCGGCTCTATGGCGGCTCGATCACCCAGTTCAGCCAGACCATCAAGCGCTTCGGCTGGTCGGCCAAGTTCGTCGATATCGACGACATGGATGCCATCAAGGCCGCCATCGACGACGACACCCGCGCCATCTTCTGCGAATCGATCGCCAACCCCGGCGGCCACATCGCCGACCTGCGCGCGGTGGCAGACGTCGCCGATGCCGCCGGCCTGCCGCTCATCGTCGACAACACCTCGGCAACGCCCTACCTCTGCCGCCCGATCGAACATGGCGCCACGTTGGTCGTGCACTCCATGACCAAGTTCCTCACCGGCAACGGCACCGTCACCGGCGGCGTCGTGGTGGATTCGGGCACCTTCGACTGGTCCGCGTCCGACAAGTTCCCCTCGCTCAGCCAGCCCGAACCTGCCTATCACGGCCTGAAGTTCCACGAAACGTTCGGCCCGCTCGCCTTCACCTTCCACGGCATCGCCATCGGCCTGCGCGACCTCGGCATGACGCTCAATCCCCAGGCCGCGCACTACACCCTGATGGGGATCGAGACGCTGTCGCTGCGGATGCAGAAACACGTCGAGAACGCCGAAACCGTCGCCGCCTGGCTGGAGAAGCACGACGCGGTCGAGGGCGTCACCTATGCCGGTCTCAAATCCTCGCCCTACCACAAGCGCGTCAAGACGGTCTGCCCCAAGGGCGCGGGCGGCCTGTTCACCGTGGCACTCAAGTCGGGCTACGAAGGCTGCGTCAAGCTGGTCGACAGTCTCGAACTCTTCAGCCACGTCGCCAACCTCGGCGACACCCGCTCACTGATCATCCACTCGGCCTCCACCACCCACCGGCAGCTGACCCCGGAACAGCAGACCGCCGCCGGCGCCGCCCCCAACGTGGTGCGCATTTCCATCGGCTGCGAGGATGCCGACGACATCATCGCCGATCTCGAACAGGCGCTGGCCAAGGCGGGCGCCTGA
- a CDS encoding ATP-binding protein — MSLTADTMELREEDIAKHYDAAAAMLAGFDHTPRIAKPGDAPQEEKSAGLGTRRRFRTTTPGLVTRSTARPEGVHLVERIEAADGDDPLVSPMQATVLHGLRRAIAIALAVGEQFSDATGLADLRRANLAGSLGADRKTEFTELLGAEALAVGHVFANATAFLLAPHGSEVSVEVGEVEEVLTDNSQLALHGALWELDQDIAAHAGDDARLVATVSAFAEQLMEKIALRAQNAGRLSAFTGASWRVEADDFTIRGFDAASKGKSSTLTMTFKQPHEVVGNHIAKYQALKLSKMLMAYDFERKLNPFAELGGFIFTFMGDGKPGTGKTTLIQMMAGLIKGYCDNAGYPFRYQNLSTESIDSYQGKSAQNAKAFINTVIDPGVIGFGTIDDIDQLAGKRGDRQSSAGQLEITAVLMESFAGANTVVRGNCTFGMFSNYPENVDDALRQRAGARFLVDGPQTREDYIDILYLLMGKNHDIPLGQHEVYAAQEIKKAVAASFESHARPHEEGLIRVYERVEKDIGRLDTIAKLGTYLKGIQEADEGFTGRAIKNITDAVKVRAMDFELPDEWMEKPDLFLFKSYDEKKGMIEELRQPITVEMVIQEINRYADSEFRYADKSDEVAIEAMVRDFGRTEEAKRRYMAEKESGA; from the coding sequence ATGAGTTTGACGGCCGACACAATGGAATTGCGGGAAGAGGATATCGCCAAGCATTACGATGCTGCCGCAGCGATGCTGGCGGGGTTCGATCATACGCCGCGCATCGCCAAGCCGGGCGACGCGCCGCAGGAGGAGAAGTCGGCCGGGTTGGGCACGCGGCGGCGGTTTCGGACGACGACGCCTGGGCTGGTGACACGCTCGACCGCGCGACCCGAGGGCGTGCATCTGGTGGAGCGGATCGAGGCTGCCGATGGCGACGACCCGCTGGTCAGCCCGATGCAGGCGACGGTATTGCATGGCCTGCGGCGGGCGATTGCGATCGCGCTGGCGGTGGGAGAGCAGTTTTCCGACGCCACGGGCCTGGCGGATCTGCGGCGGGCGAACCTGGCCGGGTCGCTGGGCGCGGATCGCAAGACCGAGTTCACCGAGCTTCTGGGGGCCGAGGCTCTGGCGGTGGGGCATGTCTTTGCCAACGCGACGGCCTTCCTGCTGGCGCCGCACGGCTCGGAGGTGAGCGTCGAGGTGGGCGAGGTCGAGGAGGTTCTGACCGACAATTCGCAACTTGCCCTGCATGGCGCGTTGTGGGAACTGGACCAGGATATCGCGGCCCATGCGGGCGACGATGCGCGGCTGGTGGCGACGGTCAGCGCCTTTGCCGAGCAGTTGATGGAGAAGATCGCGCTGCGCGCCCAGAATGCCGGGCGGTTGAGTGCCTTCACCGGCGCAAGCTGGCGCGTCGAGGCGGATGATTTCACCATTCGCGGCTTTGACGCGGCATCGAAGGGCAAGTCCAGCACCCTGACCATGACCTTCAAGCAGCCGCACGAGGTGGTGGGCAACCATATCGCCAAGTACCAGGCGCTGAAGCTCAGCAAGATGCTGATGGCCTATGATTTCGAGCGAAAGCTGAACCCGTTCGCGGAACTGGGCGGGTTCATCTTTACCTTCATGGGCGACGGCAAGCCGGGGACGGGCAAGACGACGCTGATCCAGATGATGGCGGGGCTGATCAAGGGCTATTGCGACAACGCAGGCTATCCGTTCAGGTATCAGAACCTCAGCACCGAGAGCATCGACAGCTACCAGGGCAAGTCGGCGCAGAACGCCAAGGCGTTCATCAACACCGTGATCGATCCCGGCGTGATCGGGTTCGGCACGATCGACGATATCGACCAGCTGGCGGGCAAGCGCGGCGACCGGCAATCGAGCGCGGGACAGCTGGAGATCACCGCCGTGCTGATGGAGAGCTTTGCCGGGGCCAACACGGTGGTGCGGGGAAATTGCACCTTCGGCATGTTCTCGAACTATCCCGAGAACGTGGACGACGCGCTGCGCCAGCGGGCAGGGGCGCGGTTCCTGGTGGACGGGCCGCAGACGCGGGAGGATTATATCGATATCCTTTACCTGCTGATGGGCAAGAACCATGACATTCCGCTGGGCCAGCACGAGGTCTATGCCGCGCAGGAGATCAAGAAGGCCGTGGCGGCCTCGTTCGAGAGCCACGCGCGGCCCCATGAGGAGGGGCTGATCCGGGTCTATGAGCGAGTAGAGAAGGATATCGGCAGGCTCGACACGATTGCCAAGCTGGGAACCTATCTGAAAGGCATCCAGGAGGCGGACGAAGGCTTTACGGGCCGGGCGATCAAGAACATCACCGACGCGGTGAAGGTGCGGGCGATGGATTTCGAACTGCCGGACGAGTGGATGGAAAAGCCCGACCTGTTCCTGTTCAAATCCTATGACGAGAAGAAGGGGATGATCGAGGAGTTGCGTCAGCCGATCACGGTGGAAATGGTGATCCAGGAGATCAACCGCTACGCGGACAGCGAGTTCCGCTATGCGGACAAGTCCGACGAGGTGGCGATCGAGGCCATGGTGCGCGATTTCGGTCGGACGGAAGAGGCCAAGCGGCGGTACATGGCGGAGAAGGAGAGCGGTGCGTGA
- a CDS encoding DUF6638 family protein: protein MERLIRSGLMFGNLVHVASPALVERYNRALKHLTGKTTSLTDFYVDISGFSPEVGHELGDDLYLNHAGVNRQFILLTTEQKRAPLLNAQFSTSRGILKQFIEENEPALFALTARDAVAGELVNSVYDMSSPARLFDIRRITIEADTTNGALRQAEKLDEKVERFMSEEDAWFDDVLIAEMIELAGQTGDVLRNPIDLKEMSFEQRNYWTDHFGGVYLFQDLELPGVICVSDKTPFESERIEYVFGIDERNRIASFLDLNGLVEPIVKARGIDASAILRQKMDFMLVDALADEGVEFAGRSRAEMRRLARRHSDLLPEEFHTLNALLNWAENGGPWPVISSDNPAYFYTLRAAANKDADLVNMLLAELAPKDVRQLFICHKSLFYRRYETWADTKRAYVVDLLLNEYQVDKMGTRAALFGHEAPMEEPAPPRPPEPEPEFEAVVRRVGPWGPVTRRAGKGTPYSADRKTRR from the coding sequence ATGGAACGTCTGATCAGATCCGGCCTGATGTTCGGCAACCTGGTGCATGTGGCCAGCCCGGCGCTGGTGGAGCGATACAATCGCGCGCTGAAGCACCTGACGGGCAAGACCACGAGCCTGACGGATTTCTACGTCGATATCTCTGGCTTTTCGCCGGAGGTGGGGCATGAGCTGGGTGATGACCTTTACCTCAACCATGCAGGCGTGAACCGGCAGTTCATCCTATTGACCACGGAGCAGAAGCGCGCGCCGCTCTTGAATGCGCAGTTCTCGACCAGTCGGGGCATCCTGAAGCAGTTCATCGAGGAAAACGAGCCGGCGCTGTTTGCTCTGACGGCGCGGGACGCGGTGGCGGGCGAGTTGGTCAATTCGGTCTATGACATGTCGAGCCCCGCGCGCCTGTTCGATATCCGCCGTATCACCATCGAGGCGGACACCACCAACGGGGCGCTTCGGCAGGCCGAGAAGCTGGACGAAAAGGTCGAGCGGTTCATGTCGGAAGAGGACGCCTGGTTCGACGACGTGCTGATCGCCGAGATGATCGAGTTGGCCGGGCAGACCGGGGACGTGCTGCGCAATCCCATCGACCTGAAGGAAATGAGTTTCGAGCAGCGCAATTACTGGACCGATCATTTCGGCGGCGTGTACCTGTTTCAGGACCTCGAACTGCCGGGTGTGATCTGCGTCTCGGACAAGACCCCCTTCGAGAGCGAGCGGATCGAGTATGTCTTTGGCATCGACGAGCGGAACCGGATTGCCAGTTTCCTCGATCTCAACGGGCTGGTGGAGCCGATCGTCAAGGCACGCGGCATAGATGCGTCGGCGATCCTGCGGCAGAAGATGGATTTCATGCTGGTCGATGCGCTGGCGGATGAAGGCGTGGAGTTCGCGGGCCGCAGCCGCGCCGAGATGCGCCGGCTGGCGCGGCGGCACTCGGACCTTTTGCCGGAGGAGTTTCACACGCTCAACGCGCTGCTGAACTGGGCCGAGAATGGCGGCCCCTGGCCGGTGATAAGCTCGGACAATCCGGCGTACTTCTACACGCTGCGGGCCGCGGCGAACAAGGATGCGGACCTGGTCAACATGCTTCTGGCGGAGCTGGCGCCGAAGGACGTGAGGCAGCTGTTCATTTGCCACAAGAGCCTTTTCTACCGCCGTTACGAGACATGGGCGGATACCAAGAGGGCCTATGTGGTGGACCTGTTGCTGAACGAATACCAGGTGGACAAGATGGGCACGCGCGCGGCGCTTTTCGGGCACGAGGCCCCAATGGAAGAGCCGGCGCCGCCGAGACCGCCCGAGCCCGAGCCGGAGTTCGAGGCGGTTGTGCGGCGGGTCGGCCCCTGGGGGCCTGTGACGCGCCGGGCTGGCAAGGGCACGCCCTATTCGGCGGACAGGAAGACGAGGAGATAG
- a CDS encoding DUF1523 family protein, whose product MVYLKWLFWSVFWVLVAAFFHYTLPQTDIVRVTDTYEKRIDFGENSLFWASPDAGNDMTPINRDVFFIQTVRANGSTMVYRNEDTGWGWPPYFKFDTSNLQAEAADLKSTAEAPRWAALKHYGWRNEFLSIFPNGVSIWPVAGPDAGKPFPWLNLLILTGFAIVVFGTWRVWRGFRARRLDPVWDGVEARFDAAGNAIEDRRGRVRRWLDTWRPKDKRRD is encoded by the coding sequence TTGGTTTACTTGAAATGGCTGTTCTGGAGTGTTTTCTGGGTGCTGGTGGCCGCTTTTTTCCACTACACCCTGCCACAGACCGATATCGTGCGGGTGACGGACACCTATGAAAAGCGCATAGATTTCGGCGAGAACAGCCTGTTCTGGGCCAGTCCGGATGCCGGCAACGACATGACGCCGATCAACCGCGACGTCTTTTTCATCCAGACGGTGCGGGCGAATGGCAGCACGATGGTCTATCGCAACGAGGATACCGGGTGGGGCTGGCCGCCTTACTTCAAGTTCGACACGTCCAACCTGCAGGCCGAGGCGGCCGATCTGAAATCCACCGCCGAGGCGCCGCGATGGGCGGCGCTGAAACATTACGGCTGGCGCAACGAGTTCCTGTCTATCTTTCCCAACGGTGTGAGCATCTGGCCGGTTGCGGGGCCGGATGCGGGCAAGCCCTTCCCGTGGCTGAACCTGCTGATCCTGACGGGTTTTGCCATCGTGGTTTTCGGCACCTGGCGGGTCTGGCGCGGGTTCCGGGCCAGGCGGCTCGACCCGGTCTGGGACGGGGTCGAGGCCCGTTTCGACGCTGCCGGGAATGCGATAGAGGACCGACGCGGGCGCGTCCGGCGCTGGCTGGATACCTGGCGGCCGAAGGACAAGCGCCGGGACTGA
- a CDS encoding chemotaxis protein CheW — MSHPPETPPNATARGGPAPIPGASCKADAPAAAMETAPGVHAARNVVYGSFWLDETEFALPVDVIQEVVNAPDSYSEVPLAAPHMVGLFCLRNTIVPVIDLRHILGIAPASETSVRKVAIIENGDLCVGLLFDDTGAIIQGMNATRVNFLRDAQGLKDIIVEGVLKLDDGARMVQLLDPYEILQIEKIPRVARIDHAQQRKTHLGQRFNCISFQLGHTTCALDLRFVQEITDMPPLQTSQLAHGYVIGNVELRGRTLPVVDFRGMIGNETPYKFKAGMLEKRKLLVLDLPAGRIGLLVYSIDSIMTFYEKDILPFANVGLPRHDVVSGCLVRQDETIVILLDHHSLLKDEMLALAARSCQEIYPSTDVETKPKNFRTERGRSTFILFSVDIEMGFDISGVNEVIDRPSSLLKPPYALAFVDGILNLRGELITLINLRVLYGFPETGAQAHKVLIFENGGRKYGITVDSIDEIVTTGPEDLFEVPTIRDPEAARLVSGDLAGCLRVPSRPSHSNPVLVLDQASVVRRCIADARFEAAAPDVATET; from the coding sequence ATGTCGCACCCGCCTGAAACGCCCCCCAACGCGACCGCGCGGGGTGGTCCGGCCCCCATACCCGGCGCGTCCTGCAAGGCCGACGCGCCGGCCGCGGCCATGGAAACGGCGCCCGGCGTGCATGCCGCGCGCAACGTCGTCTATGGCTCCTTCTGGCTTGACGAGACAGAGTTCGCGTTGCCCGTCGATGTCATCCAGGAGGTCGTGAACGCCCCCGACAGCTATTCCGAGGTCCCCCTGGCCGCGCCGCACATGGTCGGGCTCTTCTGCCTGCGCAACACGATCGTCCCGGTGATCGACCTGCGTCACATCCTGGGAATTGCGCCCGCATCCGAAACCTCCGTGCGCAAGGTGGCCATCATCGAGAACGGGGACCTCTGCGTGGGGCTTCTGTTCGACGATACCGGGGCCATCATTCAGGGCATGAATGCCACGCGGGTCAATTTCCTGCGTGACGCCCAGGGATTGAAGGACATCATTGTCGAAGGGGTGCTGAAGCTGGACGACGGCGCCCGCATGGTGCAGCTTCTCGACCCCTACGAGATCCTGCAGATCGAGAAGATCCCGCGCGTCGCCCGGATCGATCACGCTCAGCAACGCAAGACCCATCTGGGCCAGCGCTTCAACTGCATTTCCTTTCAACTCGGTCACACGACCTGCGCCCTGGACCTGCGTTTCGTACAAGAAATCACCGATATGCCGCCGCTGCAGACCTCCCAGCTCGCCCACGGCTACGTCATCGGAAACGTGGAATTGCGCGGACGCACCCTGCCGGTGGTCGATTTTCGCGGGATGATCGGCAACGAGACGCCCTACAAATTCAAGGCCGGCATGCTGGAGAAGCGAAAGCTCCTTGTCCTCGACCTGCCCGCAGGCCGGATCGGCCTGCTGGTCTACTCGATCGACAGCATCATGACGTTCTATGAAAAGGACATCCTGCCCTTCGCGAACGTGGGCCTGCCGCGGCACGACGTCGTGTCCGGCTGCCTCGTGCGCCAGGACGAAACGATCGTCATCCTGCTCGACCATCACAGCCTGCTGAAGGACGAGATGCTGGCGCTCGCCGCGCGCTCCTGCCAGGAAATCTATCCCTCGACGGATGTCGAGACCAAGCCAAAGAACTTCAGGACGGAACGCGGCCGTTCGACCTTTATCCTGTTCTCCGTGGATATCGAGATGGGCTTCGACATCTCCGGCGTCAACGAGGTCATCGACCGCCCCTCGTCGCTTTTGAAACCGCCCTACGCGCTCGCCTTCGTCGACGGTATTCTCAACCTCAGGGGCGAGTTGATCACCCTCATCAACCTGCGTGTCCTCTACGGTTTTCCCGAGACCGGAGCGCAGGCGCACAAGGTGCTGATCTTCGAAAATGGCGGGCGGAAATACGGCATCACCGTCGACTCCATCGACGAAATCGTGACGACCGGCCCCGAGGACCTTTTCGAGGTGCCCACGATCCGCGATCCGGAAGCGGCCCGGCTCGTGTCAGGCGACCTCGCGGGATGCCTGCGGGTTCCCTCACGCCCGTCACACAGCAACCCGGTCCTCGTGCTGGATCAAGCATCGGTTGTCCGCCGCTGCATCGCCGACGCGAGATTCGAAGCGGCAGCACCCGACGTCGCAACGGAAACCTGA
- a CDS encoding chemotaxis protein CheD, with protein sequence MIGEDQLHVQIGQVKIGRPGQTLNAILGSCMGLGFVDKKNGICGLAHALLAKSEGPPKAKGSGRHVDHAIEALLRQMNVADTERRKMRVFIAGGANMTLPHETEPERLVGQVNADFARAALRDAGLRIVHDDTGGTHGRRVAIDCTTGDFTITPIPRLGEG encoded by the coding sequence ATGATTGGTGAAGATCAGCTCCATGTCCAGATCGGCCAGGTCAAGATCGGTCGCCCGGGACAGACACTGAACGCCATACTCGGCTCCTGCATGGGCCTTGGTTTTGTGGACAAGAAAAACGGCATCTGCGGTCTCGCCCATGCCTTGCTGGCCAAGTCCGAAGGCCCTCCCAAAGCCAAGGGCAGCGGGCGCCATGTCGATCACGCGATCGAGGCGCTTCTGCGCCAGATGAACGTCGCCGACACCGAGCGCCGCAAGATGCGCGTTTTCATCGCCGGCGGCGCAAACATGACCCTGCCCCACGAGACCGAGCCCGAACGACTGGTCGGCCAGGTCAACGCCGATTTCGCACGCGCCGCACTGCGCGACGCCGGGCTTCGCATCGTGCATGACGATACCGGGGGCACACACGGTCGTCGCGTGGCGATCGACTGCACGACCGGCGACTTCACGATCACGCCCATTCCGCGCCTTGGAGAGGGATGA
- a CDS encoding protein-glutamate O-methyltransferase CheR: MTAEKELSLSESQFNKIRGIIHDSTGITIGDNRTSLLLSRLRSRLRETRDEDFKAYIARVTSDKAELQELINRVTTNKTFFYRTPRIWQHFRDVAIPAFMERNTRRPMRIWSAAASTGEEAYTAGMILEHTRSTQEGFDYRCTGTDISSKVLKQAEAGLYAVPALTQLRADGTDLFDRFMGGDDTAGYKVDTQIRGRTTFKLHNLLKPLPGGASFDAVFLRNVLIYFTPEDQEAILRNVHAAMAPDAFLYIGESESIARLRTDFAIIEPMIYRPAPKRGKPLT; encoded by the coding sequence ATGACAGCAGAAAAAGAGCTTTCGCTCAGCGAGTCGCAATTCAACAAGATCAGGGGCATCATCCACGACAGCACCGGCATCACGATCGGGGACAATCGCACGTCTCTCCTGCTCAGCCGGCTGCGCAGCCGCTTGCGTGAAACCAGAGACGAGGACTTCAAGGCGTATATCGCGCGCGTGACCTCCGACAAGGCCGAGCTTCAGGAACTGATCAACCGGGTCACGACGAACAAGACGTTTTTCTATCGAACGCCCCGCATCTGGCAACATTTCCGCGATGTCGCCATCCCGGCCTTCATGGAACGCAACACAAGACGCCCGATGCGCATCTGGTCCGCGGCCGCCTCGACCGGCGAAGAGGCCTATACCGCGGGCATGATCCTTGAGCACACGCGCAGCACGCAGGAGGGGTTCGACTACAGGTGCACGGGCACCGACATCTCGTCGAAGGTCCTGAAACAGGCCGAGGCCGGTCTTTACGCCGTGCCGGCCCTCACCCAACTGCGCGCGGATGGCACGGACCTCTTTGATCGATTCATGGGCGGCGACGATACTGCCGGGTACAAGGTCGACACCCAGATAAGGGGGCGCACCACGTTCAAGCTGCACAACCTGCTGAAACCCTTGCCGGGCGGTGCCAGTTTCGACGCCGTTTTCCTGCGCAACGTGCTGATTTACTTCACCCCCGAGGATCAGGAGGCCATCCTGCGAAACGTGCACGCCGCGATGGCACCCGATGCCTTTCTCTATATCGGCGAAAGCGAAAGCATCGCCCGGCTTCGGACCGATTTCGCGATCATCGAACCCATGATCTATCGCCCCGCGCCCAAGCGTGGAAAGCCGCTGACATGA
- a CDS encoding PAS domain-containing methyl-accepting chemotaxis protein, with product MTKTSTTVKDDASGDVQADRNHLTQLEGLADALHRVQAVIEFELDGTILTANDNFLSTLGYSLDEIVGKHHRMFCNSDYVRTDAYRDFWMNLAMGKFEAGEFKRITKDGGEIWINASYNPIFDSTGKPIKVVKFATEITKSKLDALEKNAKLAAVSRVQAMIEFTPDGKILDANENFCAATGYTLNEIRGKHHRIFCDDAYSASKEYTRFWEKLASGEHDEGKYRRIDRDGKDLFLRATYTPIIDDDDKVLKVVKFAFDITPEVVLEQNVTRISGQFAEKSASITEQAQKVAAGAQTLGCTTEEISASVEELSASIDSIAQNSRLSDDIAQRTKQEADVGAGAIDRSIESMDLINASSEQINEIVKVISEIAGQTNMLAFNAAIEAARAGEHGLGFSVVADEVRKLAERSSQATKEITKLINETVKRVSQGSDVSREAGAAFKKILEGIGETTDSISQITVAVTEQQTAARDVADSVQQIVEASEEAVIASDNIAAATNELSTGAEDLKTEVSKLGV from the coding sequence GTGACCAAGACCAGTACCACCGTGAAAGACGACGCTTCAGGCGACGTTCAGGCTGACCGAAACCACCTGACGCAGCTCGAAGGCCTCGCCGACGCCCTGCACCGCGTGCAGGCGGTGATCGAGTTCGAGCTTGACGGCACGATCCTGACGGCCAACGACAATTTCCTCTCCACGCTCGGCTATTCGCTGGACGAGATCGTGGGCAAGCACCACCGCATGTTCTGCAACAGCGACTACGTGCGCACCGATGCCTATCGCGATTTCTGGATGAACCTTGCCATGGGCAAGTTCGAGGCGGGCGAATTCAAACGCATCACGAAGGACGGCGGCGAGATCTGGATCAACGCCTCCTACAATCCGATCTTCGACTCCACCGGCAAACCGATCAAGGTCGTCAAGTTCGCCACCGAAATTACGAAAAGTAAGCTAGATGCGCTGGAAAAGAACGCCAAGCTGGCAGCCGTCAGCCGCGTACAGGCCATGATCGAGTTCACGCCCGATGGCAAAATACTGGACGCGAACGAGAATTTCTGCGCCGCGACCGGCTACACCCTGAACGAAATCCGCGGCAAGCATCACCGGATCTTCTGCGACGATGCATACAGCGCCTCGAAAGAGTACACGCGTTTCTGGGAAAAGCTTGCGTCGGGCGAACACGATGAAGGCAAGTACCGCCGCATCGACCGCGACGGCAAGGACCTGTTCCTGCGCGCCACCTACACGCCCATTATCGACGACGACGACAAAGTCCTGAAGGTGGTCAAGTTCGCCTTCGACATCACGCCCGAGGTCGTGCTGGAACAGAACGTGACGCGCATCTCGGGCCAGTTCGCCGAGAAATCCGCAAGCATCACCGAACAGGCTCAGAAAGTGGCGGCAGGCGCTCAGACGCTGGGATGCACCACAGAGGAAATCAGCGCCTCGGTCGAGGAACTCAGCGCCTCGATCGATTCCATCGCCCAGAACAGCCGCCTGTCCGACGACATCGCCCAACGCACCAAGCAGGAGGCCGATGTCGGCGCCGGCGCCATCGACCGCTCGATCGAGTCCATGGACCTGATCAACGCCTCGTCCGAGCAGATCAACGAAATCGTGAAGGTGATCAGCGAGATCGCGGGCCAGACCAACATGCTGGCCTTCAACGCCGCCATCGAGGCCGCGCGCGCCGGTGAACACGGGCTCGGCTTCTCGGTCGTGGCCGACGAGGTGCGCAAGCTGGCCGAGCGGTCCTCCCAGGCGACGAAGGAAATCACCAAGCTGATCAACGAAACGGTCAAGCGGGTCTCGCAAGGAAGCGACGTCTCACGCGAGGCCGGAGCGGCCTTCAAGAAGATCCTCGAAGGCATCGGCGAAACCACCGACTCCATTTCCCAGATCACCGTGGCCGTCACCGAACAGCAAACCGCCGCACGCGATGTGGCGGACTCGGTTCAGCAGATCGTCGAAGCCTCCGAGGAGGCCGTCATCGCCTCCGACAACATCGCGGCCGCCACCAACGAACTCAGCACCGGCGCGGAAGACCTCAAGACCGAAGTTTCCAAACTGGGCGTGTGA
- the rlmB gene encoding 23S rRNA (guanosine(2251)-2'-O)-methyltransferase RlmB, with amino-acid sequence MKKPKWVVEKEQAKKAAASETVWLFGLHAVRDALENPRRHKLRLVVTKNAADKLADAIATSGMTAEMADPRKFSAPLDPQSVHQGAALEVKPLDWGTLEDVCLGDGTRPPRVMMLDRVTDPHNVGAILRSAEVFGASAVIAPRHHSAPETGALAKTASGALERQPYLRVRNLSDAIAALQGMGYIVLGLDGTAGETIEEALVGVQDRPVALVLGAEGPGLRQKTRETCDKLVRIGFSGAFGSLNVSNAAAVALYASRGQTD; translated from the coding sequence ATGAAGAAACCCAAGTGGGTGGTGGAAAAGGAACAGGCCAAGAAGGCCGCCGCGTCGGAAACGGTATGGTTGTTCGGCTTGCACGCGGTGCGCGATGCGCTGGAGAATCCACGGCGCCACAAGCTGCGGCTGGTGGTGACGAAAAACGCCGCCGACAAACTGGCGGACGCCATCGCAACGTCGGGCATGACGGCAGAGATGGCCGATCCGCGCAAGTTCAGCGCGCCGCTGGATCCGCAATCGGTGCACCAGGGCGCCGCGCTGGAGGTTAAGCCGCTGGACTGGGGAACGCTGGAGGATGTCTGCCTGGGCGACGGAACCCGGCCGCCGCGCGTGATGATGCTGGACCGGGTGACGGACCCGCATAACGTGGGCGCCATCCTGCGTTCGGCGGAAGTCTTCGGCGCCTCGGCCGTGATCGCGCCGCGCCACCATTCCGCGCCCGAGACCGGGGCGCTGGCCAAGACGGCGAGCGGGGCATTGGAGCGGCAGCCCTACCTGCGCGTGCGCAACCTGTCGGACGCCATCGCGGCGCTTCAGGGCATGGGGTACATCGTGCTTGGGCTTGACGGCACGGCCGGGGAAACGATCGAAGAGGCGCTGGTCGGCGTACAGGACCGTCCCGTGGCGCTGGTGCTGGGGGCGGAAGGGCCCGGGTTGCGGCAGAAGACTCGCGAGACCTGCGACAAATTGGTGCGGATCGGCTTTTCCGGCGCGTTCGGGTCGCTCAATGTCTCAAATGCGGCTGCCGTGGCCCTATATGCATCCAGAGGACAAACCGACTGA